In the Deltaproteobacteria bacterium genome, CGGTTTCGTCACCCTGGCCGATCTCTTTCTCAAGGCCCAGTTCCCGGTGGTCTCCAAGGCGCTCGGCCCCTACGTGCCTCTCATAGTCGTCAACTGTCTCATACTGGGCCGCTCCGAGTTCTTCGCCTCCAAGCACCCGCTGGCGCCCGCCCTGGCCGACGCCCTGGGCATGGGCGCGGGCTTCACGGGCGTGCTCGTCGTGCTCGGCGCGGTGCGCGAGATACTCGGCTCCGGTTCGCTCTTCGGGCTCGTTCTCATGGGCGAGGAGGTCTTCACGCCCTGGGTCGTGATGATACTGCCCGCCGGGGCCTTTCTCGCCCTGGGGCTCCTGATCGGCCTCATTAA is a window encoding:
- a CDS encoding RnfABCDGE type electron transport complex subunit E; the protein is MAAKSLSEEFRKGLWAENPVIKMLLGMCPALAVTNSATNGLAMGLATTFVLFSSSSFVSLIRRLVPRQVRIPTYIIIIAGFVTLADLFLKAQFPVVSKALGPYVPLIVVNCLILGRSEFFASKHPLAPALADALGMGAGFTGVLVVLGAVREILGSGSLFGLVLMGEEVFTPWVVMILPAGAFLALGLLIGLINYVTLLKKEGSR